Proteins from one Peromyscus eremicus unplaced genomic scaffold, PerEre_H2_v1 PerEre#2#chr22_unloc_1, whole genome shotgun sequence genomic window:
- the LOC131900624 gene encoding zinc finger protein 431-like isoform X1: MGSASGSCEESSGTCSESAMDAVTYEDVHVNFTPEEWALLNSSQKNLYKDVMLETYLNLTCIGYKWEDHNIEEHCQSSRRHGRHINCPSGYKPCEHKGYGKKQYTSVSPRIIRRYIVVTTMRRHDDCNTSLYSNIGEKPYKYKECGNSSVCTSSLCTCSVIRSIKKCHAYNQCGKTLSSSSSFQRLEEAHMGRGSNKCELCTKDFSHHNFLQTHKTTTNEDLYECNQHDKAFRYDSSLKVHQRTHLEGKPYECNQSDKMSACHSIYQLHRIHTRVNKYAYQQCDKDFASPSYLHIYKRIHTGEKPYECTQCDKAFASPRYLQVHKRIHTGEKPYECNQCGKAFARKSHLHKHERIHTGEKHYECDQCGKAFVQKNSLQRHERIHTGEKPYECTQCDKTFACPSYLQIHKKIHTGVKPYECNQCGKAFARKSHLLRHKRSHTGEKPYECNQCGKAFARKSHLLRHKRSHTGEKPYECIQCGKAFIQKSHLLTHGRIHTGEKPYECN; encoded by the exons gatgcagtgacctatgaggaTGTGCATGTGAACTTCACTCCTGAAGAGTGGGCTTTGCTGAattcttcccagaagaatctctacaaagatgtgatgctggaaacctactTGAACCTCACTTGTATAG GTTACAAATGGGAAGACCAcaatattgaagaacattgtcaaagttctagaagacatggaag GCATATCAACTGTCCCTCTGGATACAAGCCATGTGAGCataagggatatggaaagaagCAATATACCTCTGTTTCTCCCAGAATAATTAGAAGATATATTGTAGTCACTACTATGAGAAGACATGATGACTGTAATACAAGTTTATACTCTAACATTGGAGAAAAGCCTTATAAGTACAAGGAGTGTGGAAATTCATCTGTTTGTACTAGTTCACTTTGCACATGTAGTGTGATTCGCAGTATAAAAAAATGTCATGCgtataatcagtgtggtaaaactcTGAGTTCTTCCAGTTCTTTTCAACGACTTGAAGAAGCTCATATGGGAAGAGGAAGTAATAAATGTGAGCTTTGTACTAAAGATTTTAGCCATCACAATTTTcttcaaacacacaaaacaaccaCTAATGAAGATCTCTATGAATGCAATCAACACGATAAAGCCTTTAGATATGATTCCTCCTTAAAAGTACACCAAAGAACTCATTTGGAAggaaaaccctatgaatgtaatcaaagtGATAAAATGTCTGCATGTCACAGTATTTATCAACTACACAGAATTCATACTAGAGTGAACAAGTATGCATATCAGCAATGTGATAAAGACTTTGCAAGTCCTAGTTATcttcatatatataaaagaattcatactggagagaaaccctatgaatgtactcaatgtgataaagcctttgcatctCCCAGatatcttcaagtacataaaagaattcatactggagagaaaccctatgaatgtaatcagtgtggtaaagcctttgcgaGGAAGAGCCATCTGCATaagcatgaaagaattcatactggagagaaacactatgaatgtgatcaatgtggtaaagcctttgtacagaagaatagtcttcaaaggcatgaaagaattcatactggagagaaaccctatgaatgtactcAGTGTGATAAAACTTTTGCCTGTCCCAgttatcttcaaatacataaaaaaattcatactggagtaaaaccctatgaatgtaatcaatgtggtaaagcctttgcaaggaAGAGTCACCTTCTCCGTCAtaaaagaagtcatactggagagaaaccctatgaatgtaatcaatgtggcaaagcctttgcaaGGAAGAGTCACCTTCTCCGTCAtaaaagaagtcatactggagagaaaccctatgaatgtattcaatgtggtaaagcctttatacAGAAGAGTCATCTTCTCACACATggaagaattcatactggagagaaaccttatgaatgtaattaa
- the LOC131900624 gene encoding zinc finger protein 431-like isoform X2, translating to MGSASGSCEESSGTCSESAMDAVTYEDVHVNFTPEEWALLNSSQKNLYKDVMLETYLNLTCIGYKWEDHNIEEHCQSSRRHGRHINCPSGYKPCEHKGYGKKQYTSVSPRIIRRYIVVTTMRRHDDCNTSLYSNIGEKPYKYKECGNSSVCTSSLCTCSVIRSIKKCHAYNQCGKTLSSSSSFQRLEEAHMGRGSNKCELCTKDFSHHNFLQTHKTTTNEDLYECNQHDKAFRYDSSLKVHQRTHLEGKPYECNQSDKMSACHSIYQLHRIHTRVNKYAYQQCDKDFASPSYLHIYKRIHTGEKPYECTQCDKAFASPRYLQVHKRIHTGEKPYECNQCGKAFARKSHLHKHERIHTGEKHYECDQCGKAFVQKNSLQRHERIHTGEKPYECTQCDKTFACPSYLQIHKKIHTGVKPYECNQCGKAFARKSHLLRHKRSHTGEKPYECNQCGKAFARKSHLLRHKRSHTGEKPYECIQCGKAFTCNSHLQMKESTPTGDKPYKCNKCGKDFAQNSHLHSHERNHTQQKPYEYNQCGKIFACFSILQNHEKIHSGENLHEPNK from the exons gatgcagtgacctatgaggaTGTGCATGTGAACTTCACTCCTGAAGAGTGGGCTTTGCTGAattcttcccagaagaatctctacaaagatgtgatgctggaaacctactTGAACCTCACTTGTATAG GTTACAAATGGGAAGACCAcaatattgaagaacattgtcaaagttctagaagacatggaag GCATATCAACTGTCCCTCTGGATACAAGCCATGTGAGCataagggatatggaaagaagCAATATACCTCTGTTTCTCCCAGAATAATTAGAAGATATATTGTAGTCACTACTATGAGAAGACATGATGACTGTAATACAAGTTTATACTCTAACATTGGAGAAAAGCCTTATAAGTACAAGGAGTGTGGAAATTCATCTGTTTGTACTAGTTCACTTTGCACATGTAGTGTGATTCGCAGTATAAAAAAATGTCATGCgtataatcagtgtggtaaaactcTGAGTTCTTCCAGTTCTTTTCAACGACTTGAAGAAGCTCATATGGGAAGAGGAAGTAATAAATGTGAGCTTTGTACTAAAGATTTTAGCCATCACAATTTTcttcaaacacacaaaacaaccaCTAATGAAGATCTCTATGAATGCAATCAACACGATAAAGCCTTTAGATATGATTCCTCCTTAAAAGTACACCAAAGAACTCATTTGGAAggaaaaccctatgaatgtaatcaaagtGATAAAATGTCTGCATGTCACAGTATTTATCAACTACACAGAATTCATACTAGAGTGAACAAGTATGCATATCAGCAATGTGATAAAGACTTTGCAAGTCCTAGTTATcttcatatatataaaagaattcatactggagagaaaccctatgaatgtactcaatgtgataaagcctttgcatctCCCAGatatcttcaagtacataaaagaattcatactggagagaaaccctatgaatgtaatcagtgtggtaaagcctttgcgaGGAAGAGCCATCTGCATaagcatgaaagaattcatactggagagaaacactatgaatgtgatcaatgtggtaaagcctttgtacagaagaatagtcttcaaaggcatgaaagaattcatactggagagaaaccctatgaatgtactcAGTGTGATAAAACTTTTGCCTGTCCCAgttatcttcaaatacataaaaaaattcatactggagtaaaaccctatgaatgtaatcaatgtggtaaagcctttgcaaggaAGAGTCACCTTCTCCGTCAtaaaagaagtcatactggagagaaaccctatgaatgtaatcaatgtggcaaagcctttgcaaGGAAGAGTCACCTTCTCCGTCAtaaaagaagtcatactggagagaaaccctatgaatgtattcaatgtggtaaagccttta CATGTAACAGTCACCTTCAAATGAAAGAAAGTACTCCTACTGGGGataaaccctataaatgtaataaatgtggTAAAGACTTTGCACAGAACAGTCATCTTCACAGTCATGAAAGGAATCATACCCAACAAAAGCCCTATGAATATAACCAGTGTGGTAAAATCTTTGCATGTTTCAGTATACttcaaaatcatgaaaaaatTCACAGTGGTGAAAATCTCCATGAACCTAATAAATGA